CTGCTTCTTATTGAGCTGTTAAATGTTGCTGACTTATATTTGGTGTTGCTGGCTGGAAAAATCCCTGCCAGATTATCATTAATAAAATGCTGATAATTGATGTTTAGTGAGTATAAaatgtgggggttttttttggcaaagGTAAATAAAATGCAGCCCCAGTGCAGCTGAAAGTTGCTTTATTTTTACAATCATGACATAAATATGGCAAACATAATTCCACATTGTCCacattgttgttgctgtttcctCAAATGTGCATGTGTCTGATAATCAGTATATTCCATAGGTGTGCTCTTTCCCGTCTCTGTATCTGTCCAGGTAGCGTAGGGGCTGCCGGTGAGGGTATTTGACCTGTGGGGGGTGGTACACTGGAGGCCTGATGAACTCAAACACGGGCTCCCTCATGTCTGCAGGAGAAGATGCAGGAAAGCAGACCGTTAAACTCACATTACCAGCTGTCACACAAATCCTGGCCCAATTTAGATGAACACGTTAGAGGTGGGAAAAAAGTTCCAGCATGTATTGTGTTGTCTTTTTGCCACACCGTGACTCACTTAGGGTGTTGTGAAAGGTATCCGTCACAGATTGATCCCACTGACATTGGAAGAAGGCCAGACCCACAGGAGTCAAGTTGTCCTGGTACTTTCTGTAGAAATCCACCGTCTTAAACGTGCGCTGCACCAGTGAATGGCTGTGTGGAGAGACGATACATGCTCAGTGCGTTTTTAGTTATCACACAGATTAACAGTTATGTGCCCACTCAATACATGTTTTTATCCAGGAGGTATTTagagtatttgtgctaaatcgaGCTAAAGTCAACATGTCAAGAcaattgattttatttatttattaaggttTGTGGTATACTAGGAGCATCAGCCACTTGTCTGAAGCATATGTAATAtggcagagtttttttttccagcatttgTGGTCTGCAATAACACATCGTAATTCAGGTCCTATATAGTGATTGTGCGATGCTAGTAttttacagagagagagagagatctgtatctccatccatccatccatccacaacTTTCTTCATGGTGGTTGCCCCACAGAAACACaagttttgcttttaaatttcCGTCCTCTGCTATGTGTCTGAGATGACCATGTTATCTATACGGTATCTCAACACTTAATGACATTTTagagccaagagtagaaaaaactcAATGTAGCAGAGTGTTTATAGCAACCTGAAGCCTGAGAGTTTGGCTCACATGGGTTACTCGCACATAAAATGAACTCTAAATTTGAATTGTGTTTAGTATATCCATCACTACAACAGCACATATATGCCAGGTTTGGGTGGTTCGGGAGGCAGTTGCTAATGCTACACTGAGATTAATGTTATTCCTACCTACTGAGCACTACACATTTCCTAGTCACAGGTATCTTGCTGTAACTTGCTGTTGGGATGGACTTTGTTATTGTTGTAACTCCATCCAAAAAGAATACATCATCCACCACTCTGCTTAGTGTACTACTCACCATGGCGATGGCCTGATGTTTTCCTGGAAGTTGATGGGCCCATCCTGCTTGAAGAGCACGTAAATATAGCGATGGAAGCCTGTTCCTCTGGCAGGGAAGGGTGGCAGGTAGTGACACAGCTCCTCACCAGCCTGGACTGCTGCGCCCGGTATGTTCCCCCTGCAGAGACATGGGTCATTCGAGGAATCCATGAATAGCTCGAAACCAGATTTATTTAGCTTAGTAGAAGTGAGAAATCAATGACAGTAAGCCAACCAGCATAAAGTGAATggactgtaattttttttagtgCTCATCCAGATGATCTGACCAATCAAAACATCTTACACTTCAAGTTAAGAGCAGAGAACAAAGCTCTGTTTTATTCCAGTTTCCTTTTTAGGGTTCGCCTTGCTGGGGAGCGAACAAATGCCCTACTTATTAGTTTGTCACCAGCTCCACCTTATGAGCCTCAGTCTTAGCATCGCCTGTGTGTGACCTTTggcactgacttttttttttttaaatctctgaaAGTCTACCGGAGCGATGGAACACAATTCTTTCAAAAGTCACTCCATCACTTGGTGTTTGGTTTATGTTGGTAGAAAGCCGTTTCAAAATCTCTCACAGGTGTCACACCTTATTACTGAGTGGTCCTCAGTCCTGACAGAGACCACTCAAGTAAACACAGAAAGGTTTATTTGCAGGATAAAACTGATTACGCAGAACAAACACGTACCAATCTGACTGTGTCCTCAAGCAGACCAATACATGTGGAAAATACTAGTGTAAGAGGATGAAAACCCTGCTCCCACAGCAGAACACAGCCACCAGATTCTCTTGCTGAAGGGGTTGTGCAGCAGTTGTATCCTCAGTTGGCCACAAGATGTCTCTTTTTTCGTAGAAACTGTACTTACTACactgatcagaatcagaatcatttAATAATCAATAAGAAAATTATGTACTTGGATTATAAACTAGTTTTGACATCTAAATCTTACTCCTGTGAGATAAAGCTCTGTAAATGCAGCACTCTGCACCGTGAAGCTCACACAGTCAAATGAAGGAACTATAAGCATATATGTTTTGTGAAACTGGATGCTCAGATTTAGTGGAAAGCCTTATACTTTGGAAAATTAGATCAGTAAATTGATCTTGTTGACTTAGGAATTATCTGATTGCACTTTTGAACCTCAGCATAAACACAACATGGTCAGCATATAGTTTTAAAGCTTATTTGACTGGTACGAGACTACTCACACAAGCCAGTGGACGTATTCTGCCTCGTTATCTTGAAGATGCTCatctgagggggaaaaaaaattgtacttAATTTGGACAGTCTGCAAAAGTAAAGAATCCATCAGTTACTTGTGTGGATTCACTTTTAATTGTATTAAAGACGGCCAGTCATTCTTAGGACTGTCCACTGATCATTTTGTGTGTACCTGGACAGGTAAGCAGGAGGGTCCACAGGGAGCCCTCCTCTGCATTGAAGCTGATCTGTGGTGCCGTCGCTGCCTGGAGGAccacaaagaacagaaagaacATGGTGCAAGAAAATTTATAAAAGGTGTGGGGGGAGATAGAATCAAAATCTCTTAACGTACCTCAGTGGGTGCCAGTTGATTCCCATAGTGCACATGAGTGCCGTTATCCTGGCTGTAGCAGACCTTGAGTGTAACCTGAGGTAGAAAATAAGCCATGGGGAAGAGATCTCTGAAGACCCCATAGTGGTCCGCAAGTCTTTTAACATGAAACGGCCCGGTTGTCTTCTCCCAAGTTTCCTGTACTTGATCCAGAGGGATCTTAACTGGTGGACAACAAGGAACCTGTTACCACAGGGTACCAAAACAGAGCGACAGGAGAACTCGTCAGAAACTGATGTAAGCTTACACGTGCGCAGACGAGACGCCCTCTCCAGCTCGACGTTCTTCTTGTTCTCCTTCATCACCTGCCTCCTCTTCCTTACTTCTTTGGTCCTGCGGGATTGATAGTAGGGCAGTCCAATGTCCACTCGCTCTGCACCTTCAAACACAACAGAATTCTTTCGTGCTATCTGGAGTTTTTACcattaaaaaattacatttacaaGACATCATGTTGCCCCAATGTTCACTCCATCATCTCACCATGCTCAGAGTCAGCGTTTTCCACGTAGCTCTTGTAAGTCTTCCACCATACGTCCTTGTTCCTCGCCTCCGCCGCTTGCCTGAAGTAACGATTGTAGCTGCGATACTTCTCTATCGAAGCCAGGTTTTTAACATCAATCTCTTCATTTGGCATCGGGCCCAAAGGAGGAACCCGTTTGCAGAGGAATGCTGGAAACATCCCAAACAGTTAGACACATCACTTTTGAAAATGCTACAGCTTTAAATGGTAAAGTGATAGTGTACCATAGTGATCGTAGATGGTGATTCATATTTACTTTTCCAGCTGCTGCGCTGTTCTATTTCACCAAATTTGTATTCATTCCTGCACCAAAGTATGTTTCTGTGCCTTTTGATTGTCAAAGCTACTGATCTGAGTGGGGAGGTGGAAGAATCCATTACATTTTGATACAGAGCGGGATGACTTTGCCTACATCTGTGAAGTACACCAATGACCTTTGCAGAGGACCGTGCATCCTCACTGCCCTTCTGCTCTGTAAGCAAGGCTATGTAAAAACTATGGGCCAAATGTGAGGAAATGTGGTGGAGAGAAAGAACAAGAGCATGCATTCAAATCCCCTTCTTTAAAATTGAAAACAATGCCTTTAGGGTCTTGGCAGAAGATCAGACAAATGTCATGAAAAGTGAAGATCAAGTTAATTAACTGCGTGAAGAGCAGTGTAGTGCCTGTGGGGGAGTCAGACTTTGGAGCAAGATCACCCCTAATTTCTCTTTGTGTTATTTATCAGCTTGTGGCTGGTTTTAAAGCATGActgaaaactgcaaaacaaatggaaatgtgCAGAGGACATTTTGCACTCCGAGTCAACTGTCAGTGAGTGATGAGTTCACTGTCTCGTACTTTACCTGTTTATTATAAGGCAGATATCTTTGCACCTTTATAACTATGGCTGTGAGTATTTACTGATAACTATATTAGTCATGGGATAATTACACAGCATACACTTTGCAGTTCAaaattaagggaaaaaaaacagtagcAGCTAATTTCCAGAAAATAATGTAACTGATGTATGAGCCGTTTAGCATTAAATGTGTTGACACTCTTACAACACCTCAGTTGTTTAACACCAACTTTTCCTGATAAATGTTTAGCTTGACCAAATTTATTCGTCACATTTGTTTATGAGATTTCTACCATGTCTGTAAGGGGACAGCGTGTATCAGGGCTCTGCTGCAACTAATATAACCTATcgaaatattttatatattcaaGACGTTCAGGAAGTATTTTAAAACTGTCAAATACAGTTGGACTTAGTTAACCTTGCCATACCTGTCGTGACAAATGTCCTCGCATTATTGACCCCTAAATCTGTCCCGGTCCGTAAAGCAGCAGCACATACTGTGCGCAGCGCCATCTTGGAATGACTTTCCCCGCccctacttttttcttttttatatagaATACGGTGGCcgagagggaaaaaagaaaagaagacacTTAAAACTGAATTATGCAGTCATATACATTAtaacattaaaatttaatacataaaaaaattgtAAGGATTTTTGAGGCGAATGTTTCAGGAAATATATATTCTACATTACCAAAATCGTTTGTTTTATAACAATAAAGCAAACGAGAGACATAAATTAAGTAGTATTGTCCTCGCAACTTCACAGCGGAACCGTGTTACAGTTTGTCTCATGgcatacaaaatacaaaatatatgggtctttttttaatttcactggTTTCTCGAAAGCACGTGAAGGCGTCCCTTTTTGCGTCATACGTCATCCGGAACGCTTCATCCAGCGATATTCATACAGTGTTCTGCATGAATCTATCTGTTTACGTGGtaagaattatttttttttggtacAGTATCTTGCTGGTGATTGTGTAATGGTGCTCTGTTTTAAGATATACTTTGaccattttaatattttgacGAGTATTCGTTTGTAACAGTCCGCGCTAACGTTGAATGACTTGAAAGCATGCTAACGCTGGCTAACATTAGCTTTTCCGTTCACTTGTGTGGTAGCTGACATTAGAATTTGGGACTGCTGCCTTCCTGCTCGCCTGTTATTTTCCCCTATAAATGTTAAGCCAGTTCATAAAGAATATTTTCCTgcccaaaaataaaataaatttaaaaaaacgaaaTGAAGTTGTATGTCTTGAAAGGTGTCATATTATGGCTAACCTCAGCCTTTTTTGTTTCCCTCTACAGAGATGTCTGCCATGTCTTCAGAGATGGAGTCTCAGAATGCAAACCTAAACTGTTCCATTTGCCTGGAGTTCTTCCGGTATCCTGTAACCATCCCCTGCGGTCACACCTTCTGTAAAAACTGCATCAGCAAGCACTGGGACATTAAGAGCCAGTCTGACATTGGCCCTCAGTGCCCCATCTGCAATGAGGAGTTCAAAATTAGACCTGTCTTGAGGCGTAATGTGTCCTTGTCGGTCCTGGCAGAGACTGCAAACAGCGCTGGCCCCTCATGTAGGGATGCTCTGGTGAGAGGAGGTGAAGGGGCCAGAGCCATGCTGCTGTGCGAGCGCCATAAAAAGCCTTTGGTTTATTACTGCAGGCAGGACAAAAGGTCTGTGTGCAACGAATGTGAAAAGTCAGAGTGCGTGAACCATGAAAGGGTCATATTGGAGGAAGAAAGGGAAACTCAAGAGGTATACAAACACAAAGCCTCTGCAGATTTTTAACTGGGAGTGGATTATAGATGATAATTATCACATATTTGTATGACTGTGAAagaataaatgatttttttcttgacTTGATATGTTTTCATTACAGCTGCTGCTGGAAAGGAAGAATACAGACGTGGGGAAACTGCTTGAAGAGACGCAGAAAAGTATAAATGACTTGGCTGAGAATATCAATCAAGCTAAGGTAAACTCTCACTTTAAGCCTTTGTAAATGCTTCGCAAAAAGGAAGCTTTTAAGTATAAAAGAAATCGAAAGCATGTGCCCAAATAAACCCAAGCAACTATTTTACAGAGCATATTTTAAATTAACAGGTAACTCTTGAGCAGACGTCAGCCTGGGTGAACGCCAAGTTTTCTAACCTGATGAAAATCCTGTCCGAGAAGCAGGAGGCAACAGCGCTTTTTATTGAGGTGCAAAAGCAGGCAGCCCTCACGGAGGCAGACGCGCGGCTAACCGAACTCAGCGAGCGCTCCCGCCTGCTCAGAGAGTGCCAAGACCAAATTGCGGCACTACATAACCTCCCTGATACTGACCTCATCAGGGTTTGTATCCCTTGCCTTTACACATTTGGGAAGGGGAGGATCtggttttttattttggttcaTTTTATAGTCCCAGTAGTTTACAAAGGTAAGTATGTGCAGGTTGCTGTTTCATGTAACATGAACAAGTGGATGCGTAGAGCTTTCAGCAAGCTACCTACTGCTGGATGGCTGcacaagcatttttttaaataacgaAATGTGGGCTTAATTAAACAACACGAGACTGGTATCTGCTCAATCACAGAAAACCTCAGTGTTTCGCTTCTTTCCTCTACAAAGTTTATCAGAGTTGCGGCCCAGGCCTTGTCACGCCTTTCCTATGAGCCACGTAAAAAGAAGGATGAGTGTCACAAGTAGCGCAGAGAGAATAAAGCAACTAAAATGAAAGATGTCTGTTGGCAATAATAGATTTATTCAAATGAGTATCCATGCAGACGATGGCTGAGCCATGGACTATAAATAAAAGCTGGAATTGCCTCCCAGAGTACAGCGAATGCGAGAGTTTCTTATAGCCCTCATTCTTTCTAaaggccagcaggtggcagcttCACTGGCTGCAAAGAGACATCTTGGAAAATTAATGTTTACTTTATTTGTTATCTCATTAAGAACTTTCCACATAAGTTTATTTTGTCAGATTTTAGTTCCAGGCCAGTGAATGTAATGAATGGCAGGTGATTTTGAATTGTCATTAGAAttgagtttttatttcatttaacaattgcaGACACAGCTTAAACTCACTGTTTCAGTTGTAAGGTCAAACCAAAGTAATTAATCAGACATTGAAACTTTTGCCTATTTGTTAAAGCACTGCCTGAAACCCGCTTCTTCACAGGAATCATTGCACGTAGAAGTCCCGCGCTTCAAGGACATTTCCACAGATGTGACTTCGACCCTGCAGGATCGATTAAACGGCGTCACCGACATCCTCTCCCGAGTGTCTAAGCTGGTGTCTGAGGACCTGGAGAAAGCTGTGACCACCGCTGTGGGTCATGACAGAGAAGGTGACCTGTCGCTAGGAAAGATGAAGCATGTTAGCTCGATCCGCCTTCAGACGGTCCTCATGTGTTCTCATGCATTGTCTTTGGTTTCCAGGTTCTCCTCAGGACAAGAGGCCAGTACTCGCTGTGGTTCCCAGCCCTGCTGCTCCGTGCTACCCAGTTGGGAAGGAGGGCCTCAGTGCTTGTGAGTTCTAAGCAACAGTTTATAACTAAGGACCTCTAAGACTTTTCTAGATCACTGTTCCAGCTTTAATCTGCCTGATTCATTTTCTTCCTTCTTACAGACCGATGCTCTCTGACTTTTGACCCGCGGACAGCCAATGGGCATCTAGTTCTTTCCCAGGAGAACCGCAGGGCTGAGCACTTGACATCAGGGCCACGCGCTGTCCCCGCACATGAAGCCCGCTTTGATCACACCTGGCAGGTGCTCTGCTTTCAGGGATTCAAACACGGACAGCACTACTGGGAACTGGAGGTGTCCAAGCCTTGGGCCTACCTCGGGGTAAGGATATCATAATACTGTGTAGGCTGTGGCTTTGTGACGCATCGCTTTGTAGAGGGTCGCTAACGGGAACATTCTAGGTCCTGCTGAATAAATCGTTGATATGTATGTTGAGGTCATCAGAACTAGTGATTCCATGCAGATTGTAGCTGCACGTATTCGGTCCACAACAGATGGAAATACAGCACGTAACAAGCTCAGGAACCTAACTTGTGACCCACACATGTTACATGAAACTGCTCAATAGTAGATCTACGCTGATGTGTCTGATCAGTTGAGAACGTTTCAACAGATTTTCCTAATGTGTTATACAGGGATTGATTGTTCCCAGAGAAATTACCACAGGATGCTAGTGTTTCACTTGTTCTGCGCATCTTCCTCCCCAGGTAACCTACGAGAACATCCCCAGGAAGGAGAAGGGCAAGAGATGCATGGTGGGAATGAATGAACTGTCCTGGAGCCTGCAACTGGACGAGCACCAGCTCAGCGCCTGGCACAACGGCCGGCGGGAGACCATCCCCGGCAACTCCCATCACAGCCGCATCGGCATGCTGCTGGACTACGAGGCGGGTACACTTACCTACTACGGAGACGGGCAGACAAGGCTGCACGCCTTCCACTGTGCCTTCACCCAGGAGCTGTTTCCCGCCTGCTGGATAGGAGAGGGGGTCAGCATCACCCTCTGCTCTTCATGAGTGGACTTGTAAAAGAGGGGAACAAGTGGAATTCTAGGAATACTATGAATCATGGCCACAATCTGACTTGACATAAAGAACCCCCCGCCTCCAAACAGTCTAGGAGCTTCTTTTAAATTCACTTTTCTCTTCTGGGACGACCGCCTTCCTACATTGTTTTTAGTAGAAGAACTGACTGACTGGGATTTTCTTTCCTCTAACATGTTTGCCATTTGGTTTTGCATTGTCACTTACCACAATGTTGCTAAGGAAACAGTTTATATGCATACATAAGGGGCTTTTAAAAGGATTTGCAGTTTTAGTTCACactaattcttttttttaacgtgATAAATAATGTTCATGTGTCCTATTTCAGGTAGGAAAAAAACAGTTACATTTCAGTGGGTCACACTTTTGAACTTTCATTACCTAAAGCTTAGAAACAAATGACTCCTCATGAGACACTGAACTCTGCATACATGCTGGATTATGTCTTTAATTAGGGCACACACCCTTGTTGAAACAAATGTTCTTTTTTCCAAAATAGGCTTACAATATATGCTGTGTGATTAGTGAAAAGATACTTACTGAGGTGGAGGTGAATGCATCAGTAatactgtgttgtgtttctgTGCCAGCACAGGAGGACAACTTGAACACACTCGGTCTTACACATGTGTCAGATTTGAGTATTCTTGATTCTGCCCTAAAGAAATGCACTTCAGGCTACATGGGAAGATGGATGAAACTCCAGTATTTGAAGTTTCCTATACGTTGGCGAGGACCTGTTACACTCATTCCATTTGAAAAACATGAATTGACTTTAAGGGAAATTTATATGATTCTTTTTAGCAAAGGTGAAATTCAATATTGTCctgactttatttttaaagttcaaTTAAAGCATTATATTAGTAGATTCACCTATTGTATCAATTTGAATATCTTCAGTGACTTCACTCATGAGTTATCTCATTCATAATATTTTCAGGAAACTTGactctgaccttgaggtcgGGTTTACCAAGACAGAAACCGACAGAAAAGCATAATGGGTCCACTTTTGTAGCTTTATGTTCATCACACAGAGTGAATTGTATCAGATGGAAATTGATGAATATCCGCCTATGCCACAGCATATGTCCACAtacaaatgaaaacagcaaaTGTAAAGGGGATGCTTGGGGAAAACAAATTTCAAGGCTCCGATGTTTAGGGTAAATACTGTACTCATACATGTCCAAACCTCTTATTGTGTTTTCTGATAATATTCACATGTATGCTGAGCTCATTCTACAGAAGTATGTGAGCTACTGTAGATaggtgaaacaaaaatgttgcaGGCTGTAGCGCTACTACTGAGAACACAACTGAAAATCGAAGGCCGCGTTATCACATTGCGATCTGATCGTGACTGCGCAAACAAACGGTGCCGACTGCTGACAGTGCTGAGCTGGAATCTGATGTATTGTGCTGGTGTGTGCATTTTTTGGGGCAGATGATTTTTAGATTATGAGGGTTTACAAATCTTAGCTTAGCTGAGAACTTTTAGCACATTTAAAGTGGGTTACTGCTGTGGATTTGCACAAGTTTCCTGAGGATAAGGAACAGCTGAGGAAAAGCACATTTGGCTGTTTTGGCCTAATGATTGGGGGAAAACTTTGTCACTCTTCCTGCCGACTGTTGCATATGCTTGTCAGAACTGCTAATGCACTATACTGTGGACTATTAAAACTTGTGATAGCAATACTCTGCTGAAATAAAGACAGACACTTCTGAATTCTTTATTAAAATCCAGTCCAATGCATACATGCATCAGTTGCGCTCATGCCTTGTTTTCTTACTCGAGTTGTTAATTATTCAAtaaattagtttgaattaaatacagagctttatttttattttacacacagCCATGACGGAGCATACAGGAACCCGATGCATAGCATTCTAAAAGTGCAAAGAATCAGCCGCAGATGTGCCACAGATACAGTATATAGATTAGAGACCGCAGAGGAAGGAAGAATAGAAGATGAGATACTCAGATTGGACCTCAAACTGAAGAGTAATGATCacgaaaacagaaacagaagagtTCACTGATggttctgtttgtgtgtataatGTTAAAAATGCAGTGAAGATGAAAGCAGGCTGATGGTGAGTCTGACCGTGCGTCTTCTCTAACGTCTGGAAGCGTAATAAAATAGGAAGTGACATCATTGGGTGACTGCTTTGCTCTTGCAACATTATAAAGATAATCCCTCCTGGCAGTCGGTCCCTCCAAAAGCCCAGCCGTCCTCTCCCCCGCTCTAATCCAGGATCAGGGATTGGCTGCTGTGGCTCAACGCCGCTCTAATCTTTGTGGTCCGCTCGTCGGCCAAAACACGTCAAAGCAGGTAGGGCCACCCTGCCACCCGCTCGTTAAAAAAGCTAGTTCTTCTTTAGGTTAGTGTTCTTGataaaataatgttatttttaaGTCTACATATTAAAAGCCTGTACACAcaaataatagaaaaataaaagactgcGTTCATTTCGCCTCTGGACAGGTTAGCAAAGTATTTACTATCATTTATCTGAGTCTAGTTTTATAGACAGTCACAGGACATCATAAGCACAGCTGAAGTTAAGGTTGCTGCACGATTCTGGGGAGGCTTCCAAGGCAAGAAATACTAAAATAGCTCATCAGGTTACAAGGTTTTAATCAAAAAGCCCTCAAAACCACTCCAAACACTTTGGCCTGAACAATCTGTTCTTCCTCAGAGATTGCTACCAACACTTCTTCTTTGCTACTTTACATCACGTAAAGGTGCATTTGAAGAGAATGAAGCTGATTACAATATATGAGTCGTTACAAGGAATGCAGGCTGAGGCGGGAAAGCAATTGGATAACTTTAAGGTTAGATCAAAATGGAGATGAGCTGGAAGGAGATTAGGATGAAAAAAATTGATAATCTTGGGGGGGGAAAAAGAACATACTGGCCCTCCTACTGTCCGGTTAATGTAAGAGAAATAATGAGATCCAGCAGGATGGAGGATAGAGGACAAAGAGGAATGAGGGAGACATTAAGCAGGTCTATTGGTTCTTCTTGTCTTCTGGAGGAGAGTAGGGAGGAGGCTTGTCCTGGAAAGAGAGGAGAGTTTTGTTTTGAGCATGTGAAAGATGGTGCCATGTAAACAGAAGAGTAGGAACACACAGTGGTCTTGGCTTACTGGCATTCACAGACTGAAGCTGTGGCAAACAATTGGCTTTTAACCCCATAAAATTTTATCAGTGACTTCCACTTGCTGTAACACCTTAACCAGGTCATCCACTGATGTGATTTCTGCATAGCTGCTAGCATCAGTGACTGTCTCACAGCAAAGtagagagaaaata
This sequence is a window from Pelmatolapia mariae isolate MD_Pm_ZW linkage group LG8, Pm_UMD_F_2, whole genome shotgun sequence. Protein-coding genes within it:
- the mrpl38 gene encoding 39S ribosomal protein L38, mitochondrial; protein product: MALRTVCAAALRTGTDLGVNNARTFVTTAFLCKRVPPLGPMPNEEIDVKNLASIEKYRSYNRYFRQAAEARNKDVWWKTYKSYVENADSEHGAERVDIGLPYYQSRRTKEVRKRRQVMKENKKNVELERASRLRTFKIPLDQVQETWEKTTGPFHVKRLADHYGVFRDLFPMAYFLPQVTLKVCYSQDNGTHVHYGNQLAPTEAATAPQISFNAEEGSLWTLLLTCPDEHLQDNEAEYVHWLVGNIPGAAVQAGEELCHYLPPFPARGTGFHRYIYVLFKQDGPINFQENIRPSPCHSLVQRTFKTVDFYRKYQDNLTPVGLAFFQCQWDQSVTDTFHNTLNMREPVFEFIRPPVYHPPQVKYPHRQPLRYLDRYRDGKEHTYGIY
- the trim65 gene encoding E3 ubiquitin-protein ligase TRIM65, producing the protein MSAMSSEMESQNANLNCSICLEFFRYPVTIPCGHTFCKNCISKHWDIKSQSDIGPQCPICNEEFKIRPVLRRNVSLSVLAETANSAGPSCRDALVRGGEGARAMLLCERHKKPLVYYCRQDKRSVCNECEKSECVNHERVILEEERETQELLLERKNTDVGKLLEETQKSINDLAENINQAKVTLEQTSAWVNAKFSNLMKILSEKQEATALFIEVQKQAALTEADARLTELSERSRLLRECQDQIAALHNLPDTDLIRESLHVEVPRFKDISTDVTSTLQDRLNGVTDILSRVSKLVSEDLEKAVTTAVGHDREGSPQDKRPVLAVVPSPAAPCYPVGKEGLSAYRCSLTFDPRTANGHLVLSQENRRAEHLTSGPRAVPAHEARFDHTWQVLCFQGFKHGQHYWELEVSKPWAYLGVTYENIPRKEKGKRCMVGMNELSWSLQLDEHQLSAWHNGRRETIPGNSHHSRIGMLLDYEAGTLTYYGDGQTRLHAFHCAFTQELFPACWIGEGVSITLCSS